In Arachis hypogaea cultivar Tifrunner chromosome 2, arahy.Tifrunner.gnm2.J5K5, whole genome shotgun sequence, a genomic segment contains:
- the LOC112718558 gene encoding uncharacterized protein, protein MSMSSSNKVKGLLKGLRYISQMFETDATKEKEIQIGYPTDVKHVAHIGYDGPSVNSPSWMNEFKHSSPRSASSPLAPSDLQNREQDNSTNFEDKVTKKKESKESPTKEKSSDRPRQSRRSSKSKESPSNGLIVAQQDVESPRSGPQDIPKKGRTRKSKDASGSTRPRTKDQSSESSNLNFDSTPKSRSKQRHIEENEQI, encoded by the exons ATGAGCATGTCTTCAAGCAACAAGGTCAAAGGACTTCTTAAAGGCCTTAGATATATTTCTCAAATGTTTG AAACGGATGCGACTAAAGAGAAAGAAATACAAATTGGATATCCCACAGATGTAAAGCATGTGGCCCATATAGGATATGATGGTCCCTCTGTGAATTCTCCTAGCTGG ATGAACGAGTTCAAACACTCTTCTCCAAGGTCGGCGTCATCACCTCTTGCTCCCAGCGATCTTCAAAATAGAGAACAGGATAATTCAACCAACTTCGAAG ATAAAGTGACAAAGAAAAAGGAATCAAAAGAATCTCCTACAAAGGAGAAATCTTCAGACAGGCCTAGACAATCAAGGAGGTCTTCTAAGTCCAAGGAATCTCCTTCTAATGGGCTTATTGTGGCCCAACAAGATGTAGAGTCACCAAGAAGTGGCCCACAAGACATTCCCAAGAAAGGTAGAACAAGGAAGTCAAAAGATGCTAGTGGGTCAACTAGGCCCAGGACCAAGGACCAATCTTCAGAATCAAGTAACTTGAATTTTGACTCAACACCCAAGTCTAGGAGCAAGCAGAGGCACATCGAAGAAAATGagcaaatatga
- the LOC112740606 gene encoding succinate--CoA ligase [ADP-forming] subunit beta, mitochondrial: MVRGLLNKLVSRSLSVAGRWQHNQLRRLNIHEYQGAELMSKYGVNVPRGVAVSSVEEARKVIKDVFPNESEIVVKSQVLAGGRGLGTFKNGLKGGVHIVKADQVADIAGKMLGQILVTKQTGAQGKPVNKVYLCQKLALVNEMYFSIILDRKSAGPLVIACSKGGTSIEDLAEKFPDMIIKVPIDVFKGITDEDAAKVVDGLAPKGADKNKSIEQVKNLYNLFCKTDCTLLEINPLAETADNQLVAADAKMNFDDNAAYRQKEIFALRDTTQEDPREVAAAKADLNYIGLDGEIGCMVNGAGLAMATMDIIKLHGGTPANFLDVGGNASEGQVVEAFKILTADDKVKAILVNIFGGIMKCDVIASGIVNAAKQVQLKVPVVVRLEGTNVDQGKRILKESGMKLITAEDLDDAAQKAVKAYK, encoded by the exons ATGGTTCGGGGACTATTGAACAAGCTCGTCTCTCGCTCCCTCTCCGTCGCCGGAAGATGGCAGCACAACCAGCTCCGCCGTCTTAACATCCACGAGTACCAG GGAGCGGAGTTGATGAGCAAGTACGGAGTGAATGTTCCGAGAGGCGTAGCTGTTTCCTCTGTTGAAGAGGCAAGGAAGGTTATCAAGGATGTCTTTCCTAATGAAAGCGAG ATCGTGGTTAAGAGTCAAGTTTTGGCTGGTGGACGAGGCTTGGGAACTTTTAAAAATGGTCTTAAGGGTGGTGTACACATTGTTAAGGCTGACCAGGTTGCAGATATTGCTG gGAAGATGCTTGGGCAGATACTTGTTACCAAACAAACTGGTGCTCAGGGAAAACCAGTTAACAAG GTTTATTTGTGTCAAAAACTGGCACTTGTGAATGAGATGTACTTTTCTATAATCCTGGATCGTAAGTCTGCTGGTCCT CTTGTCATTGCTTGTAGTAAGGGAGGAACCAGCATTGAAGACCTTGCAGAGAAATTCCCAGACATGATTATAAAG GTACCGATTGATGTTTTTAAAGGAATTACCGATGAAGATGCTGCAAAGGTGGTTGATGGCTTGGCTCCCAAAGGAGCTGATAAAAATAAATCTATTGAACAAGTGAAGAATTTGTATAATCTTTTCTGCAAAACTGACTGCACTCTTTTGGAA ATCAATCCTCTAGCTGAAACTGCTGATAACCAGTTGGTTGCTGCTGATGCTAAGATGAATTTTGATGATAATGCTGCATATCGTCAGAAAGAGATATTTGCTCTCCGTGATACGACGCAAGAGGATCCTCGAGAG GTGGCTGCTGCAAAGGCAGATTTAAATTATATTGGGTTAGATGGAGAAATTGGTTGCATGGTGAATGGTGCAGGGTTAGCAATGGCCACAATGGatataattaaattgcatgggGGTACTCCTGCCAATTTTCTGGATGTAGGTGGCAATGCCTCTGAAGGCCAG GTGGTTGAGGCATTTAAGATATTGACTGCTGATGACAAAGTAAAGGCTATTTTGGTTAACATTTTTGGTGGCATCATGAAGTGCGATGTTATTGCAAGTGGAATAGTAAATGCTGCCAAACAG GTTCAACTAAAAGTACCAGTTGTGGTTCGTCTTGAAGGCACCAATGTTGATCAAGGAAAAAGAATTTTGAAG GAAAGTGGCATGAAACTAATAACAGCCGAAGATTTGGATGATGCTGCACAGAAAGCAGTGAAAGCTTACAAATGA